The genomic window CGCCTCCGCCACGTCACCGAGCCCCGGCAGCGCCCCGCTCGACAGATCCGCCGTCCCCGCGCGGGCGTCGAAACTGGCCAGCCGCCCCTCCATGGGATGCCGGTCCAGCACGCCCGCGCCGCGCAGCCGCGACCCGCTGCCCCGCACGCTCTCCAGCCGGCCCTCACCCTCCAGCAGGCCGTACGCCGCCGTCACCGTGGACCGGCTCACCCCCAGCACCAGCGCCAGCTCCCGCTGCGAGGGCAGCACCGTGCCCGCCGGCACGTCCCCCCCGCTCCGCGAGCTCCCGCAGCGCGTCCGCGAGCCGCCGCGGCAACGGCCCCGGCCCCTCCGACGCCCAGCCGGTCAGCAGTCGGGACAAACGCGTCGAGGGAATCCTGGCCATGCGTCCCATCTTCGCCACGGGGCATCCGCGCAGGCCAATCGGCCCCGACTGGTCGTTGCCCCGACCCGGCGCCGCACCGAGGATCGGTCACACCTCCACAGAAAGGGAGCGTGAGGGCATTGGCCACGGTGGTGCTGGTCGGGACACTGGACACCAAGGGGGAGGAATACGCCTGGCTGCGGGAGCGGCTGCGCGAGTACGGGGCCGACGTCCTGCTCGTCGACACGGGGGTGCTCCCCCCGCCCGCCCACGTCCCCGTCCCCGACATCCCCGCCGAGCTCGTCGCCCGGGCCGGCGGCCACGAGCTCGCCGCCCTGCGCGCCGCGGGCGACCGGGGCGCCGCGGTGGCCGCCATGGCCGACGGCCTCACCCGGGTCGTCCTCGACCTGCACCGCACCGGCCGCGCCCACGCCGTGCTCGCCGCGGCCGGCAGCGGCGGCTCCTCCCTCGCCGCCCAGGCCATGCGGGCCCTGCCCATCGGCGTGCCGAAGATCCTGGTCAGCACCATGGCGGGCGGCGACGTCTCGCCGTACGTCGACAGCAGCGACCTCACGATGATGTACAGCGTCGTCGACATCGCCGGCCTCAACTCCGTCTCCCGGCAGGTCCTCGGCAACGCCGCCGCGGCCGCCGCCGGCATGGCCCGGCGCCACGAACGCAACCAGGACCGGCCGGCCGGGCTCGGCCGCAAGGTCGTCGCCGCCACCATGTTCGGCGTCACCACGCCCGCCGTCGACACCGCCCGCGCCCGGCTCGCCGAACACGGCTACGAGGTCCTCGTCTTCCACGCCACCGGCGCCGGCGGCCGCGCGGTCGAGAAGCTCGCCCGCGACGGCCTGCTCGACGGCGTCCTCGACCTCACCACCACCGAACTCGCCGACGAACTCGTCGGCGGGGTGCTCAGCGCCGGTCCGCGCCGCCTCACCGCCGCGGGCGCCGCCGGCATCCCGCAGGTCGTCGCACCCGGCGCCCTCGACATGGTCAACTTCGGGCCCGAGGCGAGCGTCCCCGAGCGGTTCGCCGGCCGCCGGCTCCTCGTCCACAACGCCACCGTCACCCTCATGCGGACCACCGCCGCCGAGATGGCCGACCTCGGCACCGCCATCGGCCGCAAGCTGGTCGCCGCCCGCGGGCCCGCCGAGGTCTTCTGGCCGCGCCGCGGCGTCTCCGCCGTCGACGTGGCCGGCGGCCCCTTCGCCGACCCGGCCGCCGACGCCGCCGGCCTCGACGCCCTGCGCTGCGCCGTCACCGGCAGCGGCGTGCGCATCCACGAACTCGACGCCCACGTCAACGACGCCTCCTTCGCGGTCGCCATGGCCGACCGGCTGCACCAGCTCATGGGCGGACACGCCCACCGCGCCGGCCACGGGACGCCCGCCCGCCCCGCCGACCCCGACCAGTGACGGCGCCCCGCCCCCGCCCCGGAGGAACCCCCATGAACCGTCAGGACGTACTCGCCCGGCTGCGCGCCCAGGTCGCCCAGGGCCGCCCCATCGTGGGCGCGGGCGCCGGCACCGGACTCTCCGCCAAGTGCGCCGAGGCCGGCGGCGTCGACCTGCTCATCATCTACAACTCCGGCCGCTACCGGATGGCCGGCCGCGGCTCCCTCGCCGGTCTGCTGCCCTACGGGGACGCCAACGCCATCGTCAAGGACATGGCCCGCGAGGTCCTGCCCGTCGTCCGCGACACCCCCGTCCTCGCCGGGGTGTGCGGCACGGACCCCTTCCGCCGCATGGACCTCTTCCTGGACGAACTCAAGGCCATGGGCTTCGCGGGCGTGCAGAACTTCCCCACCGTCGGCCTCTACGACGGCACCTTCCGGGTCAACCTGGAGGAGACCGGCATGGGCTACGGCCTGGAGGTCGACATGGTCCGCGCGGCACACGAACGCGACCTGCTCACCGCGCCGTACGTCTTCGACCCGGAGCAGGCCGCCGACATGACCCGGGCCGGGGCCGACGTCCTCGTCCCGCACGTGGGCCTCACCACGAAGGGCGCCATCGGCGCCGGCACCGCCCTCACCCTGGAGCGGGCGGCGGCCGCCGTGCAGGAGATGCACGACGCCGCCAAACGGGTGCGCCCCGACGTCCTGGTGCTCTGCCACGGCGGCCCCATCGCCGAACCCGAGGACGCGGCCTACGTCCTGGCGCACACCACCGGAGTCGTCGGCTTCTTCGGCGCCTCCTCGGTGGAGCGGCTGCCCACCGAGCGGGCGATCACCGAGCAGACGAGGGCCTTCAAGGCCCTGTCGCCCGGCCGCTGACCCCAGGGGCGACGGCCCGGCTGTCAGAGGCGTGCCGTACAACGGATACCGGGGAACGAAGTCCGTGGGGGACCGGGTCATGAACACAATCACAGGGGAGGGGAGCGTCGACCGCGCCCCCTTCGCCGGGCGGCGAGCCGAACTCGCCCGCCTGGAAGCACTGCTGAGGTCGGGGCGCCGCGGGTCCGACGCCCCGAAGGCCGTCGACATCACCGGCGAGCCCGGCATCGGCAAGAGCCGCCTCCTCACCGAGCTCGCCGCCCGCGCCCGCCGGGCCGGCGTCACCGTCCTGCACGGCCGGGCGTCCGGCCGGGAACGGCCCCTGCCGTTCGAACTGTTCGCGGACGCCTTCGCGGACCTCGGCGCGGCCGGCGAGACCACCGCCCGCGCCGGGAGCGCGGCCGAGGCGGTACGCGTGGCCTGCGGAGCGGGGCGGGCCTCTCCTGCGGGCCCCGCGCCCTCGGCCACCCGGCCGACGCCCCGCCCGGGCGCCCGACGGGGAGCCCGGGCCCCGTGGACCGTGCCCGACTTCCCCCGGGGCACGGCACCCGGCGACCGCTCCGCGGCGGGGCCGGTGTTCGCGGGGGACCCCGGCTCGGGGTTCACGGGGGACCACGGCTTCGGATTCGCCGGGGACCACGGCTTCGGATTCGCCGGGGACCCTGGCTCCGGGTTCGCCGGGGACCGTGATCCCGCCCCCGGCCCCGGTCATGCCCCCGCCCCCGCCCCCGCCTCCGCCCCCGGCCCGTACGCGGCGGACCCCGGCGTGCCCGCGGCCCCCTGGCCCTGGACGGATCCCGACGGGTACGGCGGGGACGCCCCGTCCGGGTGGCCCCCGGCGGGCGGGCCGCCGCAGTTCTGGCCGGAGCCGTACGGGCTCTTCAGACGGACCGCGGAGGCCCTCGCCAGGGTCGCCCAGCCCGCGCTGCTCCTCGTCCTGGACGACGTGCACCGGGTCGACGGCGCCTCGCTCGACCTGCTGGACCACCTGCTCCGCCACCCCGTCGCCGCCCCCGTGCTCCTGGTGACGGCCCGCCGCGAGCAGCGCACCCCGCCCGCCCTCGCCGCCGCGCTGGCCCGCGGGGCCGAGAGCGGCACGCTCACCAGGATCGCGCTCGGCCCCCTCGACGAGGAGGAGTGCACCGAGGGGCTCGCCCCCGGGCTGCCCCGGGACCGCGTGGCCGAACTGCACGCGGCCAGCGGCGGCAACCCCGCCTACTTCCTGGCGCTCGCGGGCGGCCGGGGCAGCGGCGGCGCGCTCGCCGTGCTCTTCGACGAGCTCGCGCCGCTCGAGCCCCCGGCGCGCGCCGTCGTCGACGCCGTCGCCCTCCTGGGGGAGGAGGCCCGCACCGACCTGCTGCCCGCCGTGACCGGAGCGAGCCGTGACGAACTCGTCCAGGCCGTACGGGACCTGGTGCGGCTCGACGTCGTGCGCCCCCACCCCGACGGCCGCACCCTGGAGCTGCGGCACCCGGCGCTGTCCCGGCTGGTGCGCCGCGCCATGGACCCGCTGCGGCGCCGCGAGTACCACCGCCGCGCGGCCGACGGCCTCGCCGGCCTGGGCGCGCCCGCCACCGCGCGCGCGGCGCACATCGAGCGCTATCTGACGCGCTGGGAACCCGCTGCCGCCGCCGCCCTGGTGCGGGCCGCCGAGCTGACCGAGGCCACCGACCCGGCACTCACCGCCCGCCGCCTGGCGGCCGTCCTCGACGTCCTGCCCGACGCGCCCGAGCACCGCCAGGCCCGCGTGGAGCTGAAGCTCCGCCGGGCCCGCGCGCTCGGCCACGCCGGGCGGGTCGAGGAGAGCCGCGACCTGCTGCACCGGCTGCTCGCCCTCTGCCGCGAGGAGGGAGCGGGCCACCGCACGGGCGCCCGCTGCCCCGCGACCACGGGCGAGGAGGAGCCCCGCTCCGCGGCCGTGCTCCTGTGCGCCTTCATGGAACGGCACCTGGGCCGCTACCGGGAGGCCGACGCCCTCATCCGCCGCGAACTCGGCCGGGGCCCCGGCCCCCGCCCCTCCCTCCGCCTCCGGCTCGTCGTCGAATGGGGCTGCCGCGCCCTCTTCGAGGCCCGCTTCCCGGAGGTCCGGGGCGAACTCGCCGCCGCGCTCACCGACGCCCGCGCGCGCGGGGACGAACCCGGCACGCTCGGGGCGCTCACCCTCGGCGCCCTCGGGGAGGCGTACGAGGGGGAGACCGAAGCAGCCCGCGGCCACGCCGAGGAGGCCGCCGCGCTCGCCGACGCCATGACCGACGGCGAACTCACCGCGTGCTGCGAGGCCCTGGTCCGGCTCGGCTGGAGCGAGATCTTCCTCGACGACCCCATCGCCGCCGAACGCCACACCACCCGGGGCATCGCCCTCGCCCGCCGTGCCGGACGCCCCTTCGCCCTCTCCCAGCTCCTGCTGTGCGCCGCGTACGTGCAGTCGCTCACCGGCCGCGTCGACACCTCGCTGGGCCTCGCCGACGAGGCCCTGGCCCTCGCCCGCACCCTCGGCGGCGCCGAGGTCGTCGGCTTCAGCCGGGCCATCAGGGCCACGATCCTGCTCCAGGCCAGGCCCCTGGGGGACCCCGAGGGCCTCGCCGCCGCCGAGGAGGCCGCCGCCACCGTCGGCACGGCCGGCGGCTGGTGGGGCACGCTGGCCCGCGGCCTGCTCGCCCACGCCATCCCCGTCACCGCCGACCCGCACCGGGTGCGGGACGTGCTGGTCGCCGCGGGCGGCGGCCCCGGCCTGCCGCGCATCCAGCCCACCGTGCGGCCCGGCTTCCTCGAACTCCTCGTCGCGGCCTCGCTCGCCACCGGCGACACGACCGGCGCGGAAGGCGCGGCCCGCCTCGCCGAGGCCGAGGCCGCCCGCCTGGACCTGCCCGTCCAGCGCGCCGCCGCCCTGCGCGCCCGCGCCCGGCTGCGCCTCCACGCGGGCCAACCGGCCGCGGCGGCGGCGCTCTTCGCGGAGTCGGCCCACGAGTACGCCCGCTCCGGCATCGGCCTCCGCGAGGCCCACACCCTGCTGCTCGGCGCGCCCGTGGCCCGCGCCGCCGGCGACCCGGCCGAGGCCGCCGCGATGTGGCGCCGGGCCCGGAGCCTCGCCACCGCCGGCGGCGCCCGCCTGCTCACCGACCTCGCCGACCGCACCCGAACCGCCGCCCTGGGCCCCGAACCCCCGTCACCCGGCCCCGCGGCGGACCAGGAAGGACCGCTCGCCGCGCTCACGCCCCGGGAGCGGGAGATCTCCGTGCTCGTCGCCGAGGGACTCACCAACCAGGCCGTCGCGGACCGCCTGTGCCTCAGCCCCCGCACGGTCGAGAGCCACGTGGCCCGGGTCTACCGCAAGACCGGCGTCGTGACCCGGGCCGCCCTCGCCTCCCTCGTGGCCCGCGCGACGGGCTAGGCCGCGTCCGGAAGGTCCCGCCTGGCCCGCGACGCCTGGCACGCACGATCGCCGCGTTGCCGGAATGCCCGAGTAGCTCCGCTACGAGGGCACCCCGGCGCCTTGCGCTCGCACGCACCAGACGCCGCGAGCCCTGCCCTGCGGGCAGACGGCGCTACTTTCCGGACACGACCCAGCGCGCGTCCGGAAGGTCCCGCCTGGCCCGCGGTGTCCTCCGGACGGACGCCGCGACGTCACGGACACGCCCCGGCACCGCTCAGAACGACTCGGGCGCGCCGAGCAGCACCTCGCACTCCGCGGCGACCTCGGCGAGCGTGCCGTCGGGGTCGGGCAGGTCCTGGACACCGGCGTGGACCCGCCGCGCCCGCCCGGTGGCCGCCCCCGCCCGTCCGAGCCCCCACTCCAGCCGTACGGCGAGGAGTTCGCAGAGCCACAGGTCGGAGCGGGCGGCCTCGCCGCAGGCCCGCAGGGCGACGATCGCCCGCTCCGCCTCCCGCAGCGCCCGCTCGAAGAGGGCCACGAGTTCGGCGTAGCGCTCGGCGGACTCCGCCTCCTCGAACGGCGCCGTGTCCGCGGCCCCGACGAGCAGATGGGCGAACTGCTGGTGGGTGTGGCCGAGTTCGGCGGTGCCGCGGACCCGCTCCTCGGCCGTCCCGGCGGCGGCCAGAGCCCGCTCGTTCTCGCGCAGCGCCTCCTCCATGACGACCTCGGCGTCGGCCGGCCCCCGTGCCTTCAGCACCTCCCAGGCCCGGCCCCGCAGCGCGCGCACCGCCCCCACGTGGTCCCCGAGCGCCCGCCACAGGTCGGCGGCCCGTTCGTGGGCGCGGGCCGACTCCTCCGGCAGGCCGGCCGCGGCCAGGGCCTCCGCGGTCTGCTGGGAGAGGACCGCGTGATGGTGCCGGTCCGCCCAGTCCCGGGTCCCGGCGGCGGCCAGCGCGTACTGCTCGGCCGCCTGCCGCGGATCGCCGAGACCCACCGCCGCGTGCGCCAGCCACACCCGGGCCTGCACGAGGTCCGCCGGGTCGTGCCCCGCGCTCAGCTCCGGCAGGACGGCCTCCAGGACGGCGGCGGCCTCGTGGAAGCGGCCGAGGGCGCAGTAGTGCCCGCCGAGCCGCAGCC from Streptomyces showdoensis includes these protein-coding regions:
- a CDS encoding Tm-1-like ATP-binding domain-containing protein gives rise to the protein MATVVLVGTLDTKGEEYAWLRERLREYGADVLLVDTGVLPPPAHVPVPDIPAELVARAGGHELAALRAAGDRGAAVAAMADGLTRVVLDLHRTGRAHAVLAAAGSGGSSLAAQAMRALPIGVPKILVSTMAGGDVSPYVDSSDLTMMYSVVDIAGLNSVSRQVLGNAAAAAAGMARRHERNQDRPAGLGRKVVAATMFGVTTPAVDTARARLAEHGYEVLVFHATGAGGRAVEKLARDGLLDGVLDLTTTELADELVGGVLSAGPRRLTAAGAAGIPQVVAPGALDMVNFGPEASVPERFAGRRLLVHNATVTLMRTTAAEMADLGTAIGRKLVAARGPAEVFWPRRGVSAVDVAGGPFADPAADAAGLDALRCAVTGSGVRIHELDAHVNDASFAVAMADRLHQLMGGHAHRAGHGTPARPADPDQ
- a CDS encoding phosphoenolpyruvate hydrolase family protein — translated: MNRQDVLARLRAQVAQGRPIVGAGAGTGLSAKCAEAGGVDLLIIYNSGRYRMAGRGSLAGLLPYGDANAIVKDMAREVLPVVRDTPVLAGVCGTDPFRRMDLFLDELKAMGFAGVQNFPTVGLYDGTFRVNLEETGMGYGLEVDMVRAAHERDLLTAPYVFDPEQAADMTRAGADVLVPHVGLTTKGAIGAGTALTLERAAAAVQEMHDAAKRVRPDVLVLCHGGPIAEPEDAAYVLAHTTGVVGFFGASSVERLPTERAITEQTRAFKALSPGR
- a CDS encoding LuxR family transcriptional regulator; amino-acid sequence: MNTITGEGSVDRAPFAGRRAELARLEALLRSGRRGSDAPKAVDITGEPGIGKSRLLTELAARARRAGVTVLHGRASGRERPLPFELFADAFADLGAAGETTARAGSAAEAVRVACGAGRASPAGPAPSATRPTPRPGARRGARAPWTVPDFPRGTAPGDRSAAGPVFAGDPGSGFTGDHGFGFAGDHGFGFAGDPGSGFAGDRDPAPGPGHAPAPAPASAPGPYAADPGVPAAPWPWTDPDGYGGDAPSGWPPAGGPPQFWPEPYGLFRRTAEALARVAQPALLLVLDDVHRVDGASLDLLDHLLRHPVAAPVLLVTARREQRTPPALAAALARGAESGTLTRIALGPLDEEECTEGLAPGLPRDRVAELHAASGGNPAYFLALAGGRGSGGALAVLFDELAPLEPPARAVVDAVALLGEEARTDLLPAVTGASRDELVQAVRDLVRLDVVRPHPDGRTLELRHPALSRLVRRAMDPLRRREYHRRAADGLAGLGAPATARAAHIERYLTRWEPAAAAALVRAAELTEATDPALTARRLAAVLDVLPDAPEHRQARVELKLRRARALGHAGRVEESRDLLHRLLALCREEGAGHRTGARCPATTGEEEPRSAAVLLCAFMERHLGRYREADALIRRELGRGPGPRPSLRLRLVVEWGCRALFEARFPEVRGELAAALTDARARGDEPGTLGALTLGALGEAYEGETEAARGHAEEAAALADAMTDGELTACCEALVRLGWSEIFLDDPIAAERHTTRGIALARRAGRPFALSQLLLCAAYVQSLTGRVDTSLGLADEALALARTLGGAEVVGFSRAIRATILLQARPLGDPEGLAAAEEAAATVGTAGGWWGTLARGLLAHAIPVTADPHRVRDVLVAAGGGPGLPRIQPTVRPGFLELLVAASLATGDTTGAEGAARLAEAEAARLDLPVQRAAALRARARLRLHAGQPAAAAALFAESAHEYARSGIGLREAHTLLLGAPVARAAGDPAEAAAMWRRARSLATAGGARLLTDLADRTRTAALGPEPPSPGPAADQEGPLAALTPREREISVLVAEGLTNQAVADRLCLSPRTVESHVARVYRKTGVVTRAALASLVARATG